A stretch of Ipomoea triloba cultivar NCNSP0323 chromosome 11, ASM357664v1 DNA encodes these proteins:
- the LOC115995724 gene encoding uncharacterized protein LOC115995724, protein MAATSTAYLGNVERRLFTSKPRLRRRFFPSNGTPKFLAMAPKKKVNKYDPTWKKQWFGAGLFAEGSEEVEVDVFKKLEKRKVLSTVEKAGLLSKAEELGFTLSSIEKLGVFSKAEELGLLSLLEKSASFSPSALASTALPILVAAILAIVLIPDDSAALVAVQAVLAGALGVGAVGLLLGSVVLDGLQEAD, encoded by the exons ATGGCTGCAACATCAACAGCTTACCTGGGAAATGTGGAGCGTAGGTTGTTCACCTCCAAGCCTCGACTTCGCCGCCGCTTCTTTCCCTCCAATGGTACACCCAAATTTCTCGCCATGGCACCCAAAAAGAAG GTGAACAAGTATGATCCGACCTGGAAAAAGCAATGGTTCGGCGCAGGGTTATTCGCGGAGGGGAGCGAGGAGGTGGAGGTGGACGTGTTCAAGAAGCTGGAGAAACGTAAGGTGCTGAGCACGGTGGAGAAGGCGGGGTTGCTTTCCAAGGCGGAGGAGCTCGGCTTCACTCTCTCCTCCATCGAGAAGCTCGGGGTTTTCTCCAAGGCGGAGGAGCTCGGCCTACTCAGCTTGCTTGAGAAGTCCGCCAGCTTCTCCCCCTCTGCCTTGGCCTCCACCGCCCTCCCCATTCTCGTCGCCGCCATTCTCGCCATAGTGTTGATACCCGACGACTCCGCTGCCCTTGTGGCGGTGCAGGCGGTTTTGGCCGGAGCGCTTGGGGTGGGTGCTGTGGGGTTGCTTCTCGGCTCTGTGGTTTTGGATGGTTTGCAAGAAGCGGATTGA